The Vulpes vulpes isolate BD-2025 chromosome 8, VulVul3, whole genome shotgun sequence genome has a window encoding:
- the LOC140593738 gene encoding late cornified envelope protein 1B-like: MSCQQNQQQCQPPPKCPAPKCPPKCPPKCPPLSSCCSVSSGGCCDSSSGGGGCCGSSSGGGGCCLSHHRRHRSHRHRHQSSGCCSQPSGGSGCCGGGSSQSSGGCC, translated from the coding sequence ATGTCCTGCCAGCAGAACCAGCAGCAGTGCCAGCCCCCTCCCAAGTGCCCGGCCCCCAAGTGCCCCCCCAAGTGTCCCCCAAAGTGCCCCCCACTCTCTTCCTGCTGCAGTGTCAGCTCTGGGGGCTGCTGTGACTCCAGCTCTGGGGGTGGCGGCTGCTGTGGCTCCAGCTCCGGGGGTGGCGGCTGCTGCCTGAGCCACCACAGGCGACACAGGTCCCACCGCCACAGACACCAGAGCTCAGGCTGCTGCAGCCAGCCCTCAGGGGGCTCGGGCTGCTGTGGAGGGGGCAGCAGTCAGTCGTCTGGAGGCTGCTGCTGA